taatataagaattaaataaaatgaaatatacaAGGGGAGAGAGATATTATAAAGTTTAAAATGTTGTTTAGTGGACTAGAGGCAATTTtgtttgaaaaaattatataagTGCAAGAGCGTCTCAATTTTCAAATGTGCAAAGTTCATAggcattttagaaaaaaaaattcagagacCATACATGTGCAGCCTTAAAAGTTCAGGTCCTATTTATGTTACTATATAAACTGATGATATAAACAAATGAATTCCTAAagatttgttgtataaagaagaagaaaatagtTGTACAATTACAAACAAATACATAACCAACGTTGTACAGAGCAACAAAAATTGCTCTAATCTAAACCCATCCAGAGAGCAAGGTTGAAATATTCATCGAACTTGGTTTGTTTAGAAATCAAATTTCTATGTCAAGCCAAAAATTTACATCCCTCGTGTGAGGCATCATGTTGCGTTTCATATCACATTTGTGCTTGTCCGAATGATTCTCTGTGCTTCCTCGAGGTCCCTCAGAAACCTATATAGCAGTCGCGACGATTTAGCAGTGGGAAACTTTTGAATCAAGTAAAGTCAAACATACCTCTTTGAATTGAGGATTGCTGAACCACCAAGGATGAAACGGATTCCAGAATTCGTAGCGTTTTGGAGGGAAACCACGCGGGCCTCCTCATAAGTAGTTCCGCCCACAATGAAAATTATGACATCCTGAGGCCTGTCAAAGAAATATATTCGAAGATGATCTACAGCTGAACACTATAAATCCAATTATGCAGACACAGACTAGATTAATACTCTCCTACTAACAATGTCATTTTGTTAAGAGAAAACCATATGTTCAATTGTGGCTGATTGCAGTTTCTCGCGTCTGACTAGCTCTAAAGGGAGAAAACACTTTAAAAACTGTACCTAGCTTGTTGGAAATGGTTTCCGATGTAAGGGTAGTCCACATCTCTCAAACGCCCTTTAGTAATGCTCTCCATCGTCTGAGATAGCAGGGGCTGATGCTGAGTGTATACATTCTCCACTCCCTGAGAAAGAGAGACGATATATTTTCAAAGCCTAGTGagatactttttttttaaattaagcaAAATTAGATGCGAGTTTGTGGACATACTTTGAGTCCGCGTGCCATATTAAGAGCATAATTGAGCAGATCTCTGTTCCCATAAAGATCCCCAGTTCGCCTATCAACACCAGCTTGCTTCAGTAGGAATTGCACAAGCTGTCAAGCCAAGATAGCAAATGTCATACATCTTGTAAATTATCAAATAATCCGTTGGCAAAGTACAAAATCTATtcataaaaaatcaattaatgtACTCCCGTATCAACAGCTCAGTATTACAAAGTCCAGAATACCATCACACAGGTAGACTAATAGTTCAATAAATTTAGTAGACAATTGGTTAGAAATGTGAACCCGATTCCAGGGTTTTAAAAAGACATACCCCTGGTTTATACTTCGGAGATTGAGATGCCAATTTATTGAATAACTGCATCAGCTGGACGGGGCTTTCTTTCTCATACCGCAAAGCATACAGCATGACTAAGCGCAGTCGGTCAATATCTGAGACATTTTCGTTATTTAACAGGTTTGTAACAGCCTGCATAGGAGCACACAGTATAAGACAGTTACATAGACACTTTTTAAATTGGAACAAATTATATGAAATCCAACAATATCCAAGGGATGGCGTCTCGAGCATCTTAATGCGGATATCAGGCATGCTTAGTCGCCTATAAGGTTATGTCCTTTCATTAAATATGTACTGCTGAAACTGAGATGCACTAGAAGAGCTATTGTAACAATCATCTCAAAAATCAGGACCAATGGGAAAATAATTGGAAGAAAAAGCACCATTGTACCTCAAATGCTGCCCCTTGCCCACCATTACAGGCTAAATCTTGTTCTGTTTGTGAGACTAACATTAGTTTCCGCTCTTCAACAATCCTACTCATTTCCGTAACCAATGTCACATGCTTGGAAACATTGCCATGCATTTTTTTGTATTCTGGGTAGTTGTCAACAAATTTAGCCATGTCCTctgaaaaattattaaattgtcaTCATGTTTGAGATTGCCATCAAGGACATATGAAGTTACAGATACAGAAAGAAAAATATCATTGAGTGTCTGTCTGATAAAGACGCACGACTGAAGACGAACCTATTGTCTGGATATTCTGATTACTTTTTGCAATTTGCTGGAAATCATCCACCAACTTTTTTATATTCATCCCAATATCTCCAAAATTCTCATACATGTTGGCTTTGAAAAAGGGATCTTGCTCGGAAGACAGTACAACCTCCTGAGAGCgtgaaaaataaattgaagtTACAAACTTCCTCATACATTGGAAATGACAAAGCAGAAAGCCACATTATACTGAAAAGAATAACAACCTTGTGGTCCTTTGATGCCTTGCCAATGTTTCTGAGATCTACTTTATTGTCTTGAATGCCTATCAATTCATGAACCATGGCCTACAGATAACAATAGCTAATAAATTGTCATATTCAGAAAGAATATTAGTAGTATGTAATACCACATCAATATCTTTTTTTAGGAGCCAATGACCTGATATGTCCATTGATTGAGAAGAGGAGTCACTGGGTCATCTCGCCTATCGAGAATAAGCAACAGCGGAGAAACCTCTGAACGCCGAAAATCAAAAAGACCACTCTCCTGCTGATACATCAGCTTCTGCAGAAACAAAAAATTATCCCAAATCAGTTCTATAGTATCTTCCTAAAGCATTTAGAAAAAAGTAAGTGAATCCAGTAAGCATGCTATGTTCACTACAGGAATTTTTTATGTCATCAGACTTTGGTTTTGTTGAAGGAACAAGTGGAACTTTTAAATCTTACTGAATAACCCCAAAGGAAAGTAACTCACCAGCGCTTCTTGTGCTATCCTTTTGGCTATATCAGATGTCTGTGAATAACGAATAACAGGTCTACGTTTTAGAGCCAGGAAGATGGCAGCAATCCCATCAATAGCTTGGTCACAAAAGTGCTGTAAACCTGATGGATCCACCACGGCTGGAAGCATATACATATGGTTTGATGGAATATTTAAGGAGAAATGATGGGAATCAAGTGCAACAAAGTCAGCATAGAACTCCTGCAAACCAAAGAAATAGACAAAGGCCAATTTTCATCTACATGAATCAAACCAATAGAGTAATTAAAAATGTCAGTTTCCTTGGCAGTGAAGAGGCACTTCTACAAAATTTGAAGTACCTGCACTTGTTGAACTACTTCATGCTCATCTGCGTCGGCCAAATTGTGCAGCTGAGTGTCTTTCAACATATTGGAGAAAACTGTAACAACATGACCAGGCAGTAGAGACTTCAGTCGCTCATCCACAATACATTCCACTAAATTAAGATACCACCAACTATTCATAAGCAGCTTctgaagtaaaatctgaacgAAATTCTGACAAGCAAATTAACAAACCATATCCTACTTTTCCGCGATGACTAATGCGTGatgcagataaaatgatactcacatAGGTGGTACTCTCCAAACCGAGGATGACTCAGCTGACGTCTCACAAGAACTACATTCTCAGATGTTGGACGGAGAAAATAGACAGCTTTCAGGTGCATCATGGGTTCTTTTGACATCGAAATGGAATCCACAAGTTCCACAAGAAACACTTCTTTCTGAAGCAGCTCTGACTGTGAATATACAACACTCACAACGCTAACCTGCAAATTTCGAAGATTCAACTTAAATAAGTGGACGATCAGACACTCTGAACTTTGTTGCGTTTCTGAAATATACATTGGCACATCGAATCTTCAACCAAAAAGCTAGCTAGCATCTTAGATTCTGATAACAGAGCATGTGATCAGTTCACTTAACCTTCCCTAATTTCACTCTATTGTTCATTGTATTTGTGATTAATACTATAGAGCCAAACAAATTGAGCTAGTTTATCCATATTTCAGGACGTTCTGTTACAATTTAGTGATCCAAATTTCCAATACGAATCATGACAATGCATACCACTAAGTTTCCAAGTTTCAATTCTAACCCCAAATGTCCCAGAATAAAGACGCTCAACGATCAATTAAGAACCATAACAGAAAAATCACATAAACTGACGAATCGAGGATCGAAATTTCGACGATATAAAGAAGTAAAAGAGCATGCGAAAGGCGAAAATCACCGTTTGAGAGTCGAGGATGAGAACTTTCATGCCGGAAATGTCATGTAGCATTCGATTGATGTAATCTCGTACAACCGAAATCAGCACCATTTTCCCTTTCCGAAAGATCCAGTTGGATTGCGGATCTGATCAGTTTGTATCACAAATCTTTACGAATTGGGGTTTAAGAATGGTAGGATTAAACAGAATTGGGATAGAGTTAGTCGATAGGGAGATCAAGCATAGAGATTCAGGTGAAGGGAATATAGTACGACGTCGTTCGTTCAGCTGGTAGTTCGGACGCCGGTCTCTAtttagagaaaaataaaaaaaattaaaattaacattaaaattaaatataaaaataatgtgaTGTTTTACTATAGAGGAAAATggtttataaatgaaaaattcaaaatataataagaCTCAAATTAttaagatatactccctccatctcataataagagtcatgtTTTGCCATTTTTGTTCGTTCCACTATAAgaatcatatttcacttttaccataaatagtgagtaggactcatattccaccaacgtatttcactcacattttattataaaactaatatatatatatataggtatatataACTAACT
This sequence is a window from Salvia splendens isolate huo1 chromosome 5, SspV2, whole genome shotgun sequence. Protein-coding genes within it:
- the LOC121805279 gene encoding vacuolar protein sorting-associated protein 45 homolog isoform X1, translated to MVLISVVRDYINRMLHDISGMKVLILDSQTVSVVSVVYSQSELLQKEVFLVELVDSISMSKEPMMHLKAVYFLRPTSENVVLVRRQLSHPRFGEYHLFFSNMLKDTQLHNLADADEHEVVQQVQEFYADFVALDSHHFSLNIPSNHMYMLPAVVDPSGLQHFCDQAIDGIAAIFLALKRRPVIRYSQTSDIAKRIAQEALKLMYQQESGLFDFRRSEVSPLLLILDRRDDPVTPLLNQWTYQAMVHELIGIQDNKVDLRNIGKASKDHKEVVLSSEQDPFFKANMYENFGDIGMNIKKLVDDFQQIAKSNQNIQTIEDMAKFVDNYPEYKKMHGNVSKHVTLVTEMSRIVEERKLMLVSQTEQDLACNGGQGAAFEAVTNLLNNENVSDIDRLRLVMLYALRYEKESPVQLMQLFNKLASQSPKYKPGLVQFLLKQAGVDRRTGDLYGNRDLLNYALNMARGLKGVENVYTQHQPLLSQTMESITKGRLRDVDYPYIGNHFQQARPQDVIIFIVGGTTYEEARVVSLQNATNSGIRFILGGSAILNSKRFLRDLEEAQRIIRTSTNVI
- the LOC121805279 gene encoding vacuolar protein sorting-associated protein 45 homolog isoform X2; this translates as MNSWWYLNLVECIVDERLKSLLPGHVVTVFSNMLKDTQLHNLADADEHEVVQQVQEFYADFVALDSHHFSLNIPSNHMYMLPAVVDPSGLQHFCDQAIDGIAAIFLALKRRPVIRYSQTSDIAKRIAQEALKLMYQQESGLFDFRRSEVSPLLLILDRRDDPVTPLLNQWTYQAMVHELIGIQDNKVDLRNIGKASKDHKEVVLSSEQDPFFKANMYENFGDIGMNIKKLVDDFQQIAKSNQNIQTIEDMAKFVDNYPEYKKMHGNVSKHVTLVTEMSRIVEERKLMLVSQTEQDLACNGGQGAAFEAVTNLLNNENVSDIDRLRLVMLYALRYEKESPVQLMQLFNKLASQSPKYKPGLVQFLLKQAGVDRRTGDLYGNRDLLNYALNMARGLKGVENVYTQHQPLLSQTMESITKGRLRDVDYPYIGNHFQQARPQDVIIFIVGGTTYEEARVVSLQNATNSGIRFILGGSAILNSKRFLRDLEEAQRIIRTSTNVI